A region from the Oceanidesulfovibrio marinus genome encodes:
- a CDS encoding molybdopterin-guanine dinucleotide biosynthesis protein MobB — translation MKAAAIVGYKNSGKTTLTVELARTLQARGLSVAAVKFAHHGLDVAGRDTDRLGKYCTAVAGLSDETSMLIWPGRRRLEDLLPLMRADFLLVEGGKSLDVLPRVLVLREPAEAETLKPELALGAYGAVTASGLGQLADVDAVADAVLDKGFLLPGLNCEACGRESCHDMAAEIVAGDAEPGDCRAFPENLRVECDGKVLPLGPFVAGIVGSTIRGLLSELKGYTPGPVTIKLD, via the coding sequence ATGAAAGCCGCAGCCATCGTAGGGTACAAGAACTCGGGCAAGACCACGCTTACAGTGGAGCTGGCCAGGACGCTGCAGGCGCGGGGGCTCTCCGTGGCCGCCGTGAAGTTCGCCCATCATGGGCTGGACGTGGCCGGCCGGGACACGGACCGCCTGGGCAAGTACTGCACGGCCGTTGCCGGCTTGTCGGACGAGACCTCCATGCTCATCTGGCCGGGCCGCCGGCGGTTGGAAGACTTGCTGCCGCTGATGCGCGCTGACTTCCTGCTGGTGGAAGGGGGCAAGAGCCTGGACGTGCTGCCACGGGTGCTGGTGCTGCGCGAGCCGGCCGAGGCGGAAACACTGAAGCCGGAGCTGGCCCTTGGCGCGTATGGCGCTGTCACGGCTTCCGGGCTGGGGCAGCTTGCCGATGTGGACGCGGTGGCCGATGCGGTTCTCGACAAGGGTTTTTTACTGCCCGGGCTGAACTGCGAGGCCTGCGGCAGGGAGAGCTGCCACGACATGGCGGCCGAGATCGTGGCGGGCGACGCCGAACCCGGCGACTGCCGCGCCTTCCCCGAGAATCTTCGCGTAGAGTGCGACGGCAAGGTGCTGCCGCTGGGGCCGTTCGTGGCCGGCATCGTGGGCTCCACCATCCGCGGCCTGCTTTCCGAGCTCAAGGGCTACACTCCAGGCCCTGTCACTATCAAACTTGACTGA